One Neoarius graeffei isolate fNeoGra1 chromosome 19, fNeoGra1.pri, whole genome shotgun sequence genomic region harbors:
- the cd79a gene encoding B-cell antigen receptor complex-associated protein alpha chain: protein MEARLLFLFYVSAAAAASAVSTSTIKTWFDLPGLRAAISQKAMIQCCYSCTCKPDVMWIQIIMVSQNSSEVNVVDLKNGRAEIRQEEKSETLQCSNLMLKDLVLNDTGLYQCTLKESNKTVKTPGTYLQVYEPVIMILNIDERSKNSIITAEGVFLLLFVLLPGIVLICKSKGLNEVEKQKGKDEENIYEGLNLDDCNSTYHQIQRSLVQGPYQDVINNDDEDIQLEKP from the exons ATGGAGGCGAGACTTCTCTTCTTGTTCTATGTCTCGGCAG CTGCTGCTGCCAGTGCTGTCAGTACTTCCACAATAAAAACGTGGTTTGACCTTCCTGGCTTACGCGCCGCCATCTCACAGAAAGCCATGATCCAGTGCTGTTACTCCTGTACGTGTAAACCAGACGTTATGTGGATACAGATTATTATGGTTTCCCAGAACAGTAGTGAAGTTAATGTTGTAGATCTGAAAAATGGACGAGCGGAGATCAGACAAGAAGAAAAAAGCGAGACACTGCAGTGCTCAAACCTGATGCTAAAAGACCTCGTGCTGAATGATACAGGCCTGTATCAATGCACTCTAAAGGAATCCAACAAAACTGTCAAGACACCCGGCACCTATTTACAAGTGTACG AGCCTGTAATAATGATTCTGAACATCGATGAGCGGAGTAAAAACAGCATCATCACTGCTGAAGGTGTTTTCCTGTTGCTGTTTGTGCTCCTTCCTGGCATCGTGCTCATCTGCAAG TCAAAGGGCTTGAATGAGGTGGAGAAACAAAAGGGAAAAGATGAAGAAAATATTTATGAG GGTCTAAACCTGGATGATTGCAATTCTACATATCATCAAATTCAGCGCTCGCTCGTCCAAGGACCATACCAGGATGTGATCAACAATGACGACGAGGATATTCAGCTGGAGAAGCCCTGA